In Chitinophaga varians, the following are encoded in one genomic region:
- a CDS encoding GPW/gp25 family protein — protein sequence MDNNSFLGRGWSFPPAFNKYGTVAMLEDVEDIYSSLHILLTTATGERIMQPRYGCDMQEFVFEPMDTGQKTLMLEKVETAILFYEPRIKLENLEIDGSNEWQGIVYIKIDFIVKTSNSRFNYVFPFYIKEGTEIPNFLYTTPNITDTL from the coding sequence ATGGACAACAACAGCTTTCTGGGCAGAGGCTGGAGCTTCCCGCCCGCCTTCAACAAATACGGCACCGTGGCCATGCTCGAAGATGTGGAAGACATCTACAGCAGCCTGCATATATTACTGACAACCGCCACCGGCGAGCGGATCATGCAGCCCCGCTATGGATGCGATATGCAGGAATTTGTATTTGAACCGATGGACACCGGCCAGAAAACACTGATGCTCGAAAAGGTGGAAACAGCCATCCTCTTCTACGAACCGCGCATCAAACTGGAAAACCTTGAGATTGACGGCAGCAACGAATGGCAGGGTATCGTATACATCAAAATAGATTTTATCGTGAAAACGTCCAATTCACGGTTCAACTATGTCTTCCCCTTCTATATCAAGGAAGGCACCGAGATACCCAACTTCTTATATACCACCCCCAATATCACTGATACTTTGTAA